A genomic segment from Geitlerinema sp. PCC 7407 encodes:
- a CDS encoding SWIM zinc finger family protein: MASYNPQANREWWAQRWFDVLESFGRTLRSARAHTYAREGNVLSIEFRGPKVLAQVQGTAPDPYQVSISLDPFDDEQWSYVIETMSQKAMFSAKLLAGEMPRNIEAVFTANGLSLFPLTKFDIHSRCNCPDKANPCKHIGAVYYLLGDRFGDDPFVLFQLRGRTKEEVIAGLRHLRGAQREAPVAEAEKAMPEGLAAPDLERFWSYDAQLEPSLVVIAPPLGADTVLQALGPIPLAAEGPAAIAPQVALDYLEAIYQAASQQAVMAAMQVGNDTAD, encoded by the coding sequence GGTGGGCTCAGCGCTGGTTTGATGTGCTGGAGTCCTTTGGGCGGACCCTGCGATCGGCCCGCGCCCACACCTACGCCCGCGAAGGCAACGTCCTCAGCATCGAGTTTCGCGGACCCAAGGTGCTAGCCCAGGTCCAGGGGACGGCCCCAGATCCCTACCAGGTCTCGATTTCCCTCGATCCCTTTGACGATGAGCAGTGGTCCTACGTGATCGAGACCATGTCTCAGAAGGCAATGTTTTCGGCCAAGCTGCTGGCGGGAGAAATGCCGCGCAACATCGAGGCGGTGTTCACGGCCAACGGCCTGAGCCTGTTTCCCCTGACCAAGTTTGATATCCACAGCCGCTGCAACTGCCCCGACAAAGCCAATCCCTGCAAGCACATCGGCGCAGTGTACTACCTGCTGGGCGATCGCTTTGGGGATGATCCTTTTGTGCTGTTTCAGCTGCGGGGCCGCACCAAGGAAGAGGTGATCGCGGGGCTGCGCCATCTGCGGGGTGCCCAGCGCGAAGCGCCGGTGGCTGAGGCTGAGAAGGCAATGCCCGAAGGGCTGGCGGCCCCAGATCTGGAGCGTTTCTGGAGCTACGATGCCCAGCTCGAGCCGTCCCTGGTGGTGATCGCGCCGCCCCTGGGGGCCGACACGGTGCTCCAGGCTCTGGGGCCGATTCCCCTGGCGGCGGAGGGACCAGCGGCGATCGCCCCCCAGGTTGCGCTGGACTATCTCGAGGCGATCTACCAAGCCGCCAGCCAGCAGGCCGTCATGGCAGCGATGCAGGTGGGGAACGACACAGCGGACTAG